The Manis javanica isolate MJ-LG chromosome 4, MJ_LKY, whole genome shotgun sequence genome contains a region encoding:
- the DIO1 gene encoding type I iodothyronine deiodinase isoform X4, which translates to MGLPRPALGLKRLWILLQVALHVAVGKVLLVLCPGRVKQHILAMNKNNPHFSYDNWAPTLYSIQYFWFLLKVRWQRLEDKTEQGGLAPNCPVVHLSGRWCNIWDFMQVDAKAQRGKLLAQTASFSRARTRTCAF; encoded by the exons ATGGGGCTGCCCCGGCCAGCGCTGGGGCTGAAGAGGCTCTGGATACTCTTGCAGGTGGCCCTGCATGTGGCCGTGGGCAAAGTGCTACTGGTACTGTGTCCCGGCAGAGTCAAGCAGCACATCCTGGCCATGAACAAGAACAACCCCCACTTCTCCTATGACAACTGGGCCCCAACTCTCTACAGCATCCAGTACTTCTGGTTCCTTCTGAAGGTCCGTTGGCAGAGACTGGAGGACAAGACTGAGCAAGGGGGTCTGGCCCCAAACTGCCCTGTGGTCCACCTCTCAGGACGTTGGTGCAACATTTGGGACTTCATGCAAG TAGatgcaaaggcccagagaggtaaatTACTGGCTCAAACAGCAAGTTTTTCTAGAGCCAGAACCAGAACATGTGCCTTCTGA